ttcgcggagctcatcaccaatggtcttaacgcgctggcagaacaggttcaccggggcgtctccttgcaccatattgcgaagctcggtgtggagagcgtttttccgagcgtcggtgttgctttggaagagctgacggagggagtgccagatgttggcagcggtggcgccgtcgtgatcgagcatgttgaagatctcggtggtgatgcgggtgtagaaccactggacgatcgcgagatcgtctttcaaccattgcggatcgtcggggcggggaagacagttggcggcgacatgcgagcgcaggttgcagcggccgaggtggagatcgaagagatgtctccaatggtagtagttgtgggcggcgagatcaagaactatggggatgtaggggctgacgtcggagattgtgtcagcaagagatattggtgcggcgaggatgggtgcagggtagttttgtggagctatggtgagggccgagagagaagcggccgcggcgttggcagccttggcgatgagtgcggcccggcgctcgaagtagccgggcggcggcggcgttgacggagccataccctaaaccctgggaccggtatctgataccatgaaagctgaataaaactgttgcttattgatgatttggtgcggcatataaaagtatataagaggatacaaaccgacttggggtaggggtacaaaactgacttggactagaagtcgtataccataatgactactctaacaatAAACAAGAGTGTTGAAACATATTGACCACACTCTCCACCGGTCCACCGTATAAAATATCTTTATCTGCAAACATACAGCTGAAATAACATTGTCACTGCATTCCCCGTCCTTCCATCCATCCTATCGAAGCAAAGCTTGGCTTTCGAATACGACGGACGGACACCGACTACTTGCGTCGACCGGGTAATCATCTACGTATGCAACACACGTACAATACACGCCCATTATTTGCTTTAGCAGATGGGCGAGGACGACGTCTCGCGCCTAATTTCGGGCGAGAAGTTTACACGAATGTAAAAGACGATAATTAGAGGTAAATTCCCCCATTTTCACGGTTGCTTCCTTGCTTATAGAAGCTGTCTGCTTACGTGTTGCACTACTGCTGGTGCAACGTAGGAGTTGTTCCTCCCTGTCCAGTTCAGTAGCTAACGACGATAATGAGGCCAATAGCGGTGACGATGATCGTCGACGGCACGCCGAAACGAAGGTGGCTCCAGAAGGTGAGGTTGTAGCCATGGAACTGCGCCCGCCGCGCCTGCTCACAGACGATGAGGTTCGCAGCTGAGCCCAGCAGGGTGAGGTTGCCCGCCACCGTACTGACCCAAGCTAGTATGAGCCAGGCTTTCTTCTCTGAAGCCGGTGAGATGGCACCAGCGGATGCTGCCACTCTTGTGCCGAGAAGCAGCACTGAAAACAAAGATGATTCCCAGATAACATGTTTAGTCCACCTGGCTATCCTAGAATCACAAGATTTTTCTCAAGTCTAACAACAAAATATCTGCATTATAAGAGAGATTCAAGGATAAACTACTTGCATTGACTGAGGCAACATTGGGAAAGAAAGAGTTTTACCGGTTGGAACATTTGAGGCAACATTTGAAAGAACAAGAATCACAACGGCAAGAAGCGCGATTCCTTTGGCGCTGTCGATCCTCGCGTGCGGCTCCACCAGCTCCCACAGCGCGTTGGGTATGCCAGTTCTGTTGAAGCCATCCACCGTTATGAACATCCCGCAGAAGAAGATCAACAGCGAGTACGATACCTGCATGCAAACCATGAACGGAAATTTTGATCCGAATTAGCAGCATGTTTACAGGCAGATCGAGAATTTTGAAAAACTTCAGAAGAACCTTCTCTAGGCAAGCTTGTGCGTCGGTGAAATCGAGCGCCAGGAGGACGAGGGCGGCGGTGATGGCGGTCCAGGACATGTTGAGCCCCATGAGGAGCGAGACGAGCATCCCGAGCGTCGTGAGGTACACGGCGGTCTTCCACGCGAGTACCTTCCACTTCTTCTGCTTCACCACCTCCTCCTCGAGCGGCTTCTCCTTCTCGTCGCCGTCGAAGATATGCTCGGGCGCGTCCTCgatgatgacgctgcgctggcggCTGGTCGTCCTGGTCACCTTCCGGGGGCCATCGTCGCGCCGGTCGCACACCGTGGACACCTCCACCATCTCCTGCGACATGCTGGACGCGCGCACCGACCTGATGGCGACCTGGATGTCGCGGTCGCCCTCGGAGTTGTAGCTCTTGCTCCTGCTCATGCTGTCGCTCCTGCGGATGGGCTCGTTCATGTAGTCGGCGTCGCCGTTTACGGAGTTGGCGCGCGACATCCGCGCGGGCGTGAACCGGTGCGAGGTGACCTCGTCGTCGGCCACAACGACGTCCTGCCCCCCGGCCGACTCTTGGTCCCGCTCCTTGTCGACGGAGAGGTGCTTCCAGAAGTAACAGAGGAGGATGCAGGTGTTGGTTATGACTCCGACGATCATGGCCGGGAAGATGCCGAAGAGGAAGGAGCCGAAGGAGATGCCGCTGGTGACGGCGATGACGAGGTTCTGCGGGTTGCCGATGGGCGTGGCGGAGGAGCCGATGTTGGAGCTGGAGGCGAGGGCGAGGAGGAAGGGCTGCGGGGGCAGGTTGTTCTGCCGGGCCACCTTGAGGATGAACTCGGTGAGCACGACGCAGGTGGTGTCGTTGGTGAAGAGCGCGCTGGCGACGGCGGAGACGAGGCAGACGCGGAAGAGGAGGTCCTTGCTGCCGCGGCTCTTCCAGGAGAGCATGCTGCCGAGGTACTGGAACATGTCGGCGCGCTCCAGGAAGATGCTGACGACCATGGTGCCGAAGAGGAGGCCGAGGATGGGGAGGTCGATGGCGGCGTAGGCCTGCTCGGGCGTCATGACGCGGAAGAGCACCATGAGCATGGCGCCCAGCAGAGACCCCGCCGTCCGGCCCACCGGCATGAAGGGCACGGACGGGAAGACGGCCAGCACCCAGAAGATGGAGAAGGCCACGCATCCCAGCACCACCTTGGCCGTGCTCTCAAGCGCCATCTCCGATGCTCCAATCTAGCAAGATGCTCCGATTGACACTTGTTGTTGTGAAGAAGAAAGAAATTCAGCCGATGGAGCGCAGCTGATCAGCCAGCGACAATAATGCCAGTCGGTTTCCGGTCAGAATGAGTGGTCTTCTTGCTTAGATTAGATCCTGCGGAACCGGTGCAAAGAAACAGAAACTGCATGTCAATAGTGCAGGAGAGTCCCAAAAACTGATGGCTACAAGTTGCACCAATGTGTGCAGAAAAGACACAGTGAGGTCAATCATGATATGAAGATTAATCTCTCAGCTACGGCACTGAGATCACTCAAACTGTTCGTCAGTTGGACAGCGGCTAAGGTGGTCAGCGGCACGACGGGAAAACAAACAGGTAAACTGAAGTTTGATCGGCCGTGCCTGCGCTCTAGCTAAGTAGCAGCATGCAGCGGTTTAGAGGATCAGCACGGAGGTCAGTCAGCATGGCCGCCTTGCTAAGGTGCCGCCGCACCGGCACCGCCCAGCGGCATAACGGCGTATGGGCGCAACCACCCGGTCAAGCTAGAGTTTCGCACGACGGCGGCGCGGTGAGGTGAGGGGTTTACACGTACCGGCCGGGAGAGTGGCGAAGCCGCAAAAGGGTTTGAGCAAGCCGCCGCAGTCGCTGCTGGGATTCCAAGGGTGTAGGAGTAGGAGCAGGAGCACGGACCTCGCGACTGACGAGTGGCAGAGAGGTCGCGACGTGTTATCTCCTCGTGGTTGGGACCGAGCGCTTAGGATCGGGCTATTTAACACGGGCGGTGCAATCCTGTACGTGTTCCGGCACTCTATGGCTAACCGGAGCACTTGCCAGTCTTTGGTTTGGGCAAGAGCAAGCTTAGTAGTATTATATTTCCCTATATTTcctctctataaagaaatataagagtgtttagatctaAAGCTTTTATATATTTTATCGAAGGGAGTAGCCAGCAGGTGGCTATATATAACACTGTTATGTCATAAAAATTAAGCAGGGTTGGATATAAGGTTGAGTCTTTGTTTAGTAAATTTCATTTCTTCTTTTTATCCCCTCACATTACTCATTCCTATCAACAAGAACGTGCAGATGCTGACTGTTCTATGAGAGTTCACTCtctttttttcttgtttattttttcttcttcacataagcaaaaaatgtcatgcaaatATATAGGTTTATAGCTAACTATCGTACTTGCTTTAACTGGTATGTTCCCTGTAGATTTGGATGAATCAGTCTCACGCACATCTCACACATGCTTTAGTTTGACTGGGCCGAACTTACCAGGGACTTGCCGCCTGGTTTCCTTTGGCTTACGGGAAACTATCACAATCTATTTTATTTAAAGAATTTGCTTTCATACCCTTTGTTTCACCAACTAGTAATAATTTTTTCATAGCAATTTAAAATAATTTTAGCGCAACACTCAAGCATCATTGGTCCCGATGAAGACATACTCCCTTCCGTGGGTTTATTACAAGCTCACATATATTTTGAGGCAAACTTTGAGCATCACTAATAAATTATCAATTATTCTAGTAgtatattttttattaattatacatcagaaaatatgccattgaaTTCATATATAAAATAAAATGGTATATTTATTGCACATAACTCATATATTATTGGTGTAATTGATTATCAAAACAATTTTTAAACTATGTGAGGCTATGAGGCACATGTGTGGATTTTGTAGCTCCAAAAAATGCCGCATGAGTCTATCGGATATGCTCATAAAGATAGGGTATATTTATAGGGATGAATGTTTGTGTGACTAGATTTATGGCACATAACTTGTACTACCTCTTGTGCTCTACCATTCCAAGCACGTATAACTTGCCAATGGTATATTTATGGCATATAAGACTTGTACTACCTCTTGTGCTCTACCATTGCAAGCACGAACAACATGCACGAAGCAAGAAGCGGGTGCAATGGCACGAACGTGATTGCCAACTGAATTTTTTAGTGTCTGGTGATCACCATGGAAGCGAATTCCATGCTTAGCAAACAACAAACAATGGTCCATAGTGCGGATGTATATCTCCATGTcgttttaaataaataaataaataactatttcTTCGAAGAAATGCATATTTCTAAGAAAGCAATTCTGCAGTCGATGAAAATATTATTTTAAAGTCTTGCTAACAAATACTACCTCCATACACCAATACAAGATGTTTTGGGGCTTCAAAATTGAAAACATCTTATATATTAGTGTATATTGGGAGTATATCTTTACTACGTAGTGGTGCTCGATTTCCTTTAGTAGATTGAAGCCAGAAAAAGCAGTACCGTCTTTCTCAAATGGCCAATCAGTAAACTATTTTTTTTCTTGGTATAAAGCGCCTACACAGGCACAGGCGTACGTCTCCGCATTGGACATGTCCTAATTAATATGCTCGCGCAGAAACTATTGTTGTGTCGCAGCAACAGAGAGATCGATCAAGCTCACGCGCGTGCGATGACGAGGACCGGGCATCACATTCACATGGTCGCCCTCGAGTCCTGCCTGATAGGCCGCCCGTCTCCTATAAACTGGCTACTACGAGTATACCGTCGGTGTCACTTTTTTTGAAAACAGGTCAAAAGACGCAAGCGCCCCGTAGAAACCTGCGCCTGCGCGCGACCACGGCCACTCGCTCGCTCGCTCAAGGTCCAGACGACGGAGGTGACAGCCGGGCTAACATCCATTTTTGCGCTTACGCCGGCCGTGGGGACTGGCTGTCCTATACTTTCCGAGACTTGCTCGAGAAAAGTTTTTTTGGGCCCCCCAGGAAACTCCAAAAGAGGCTGGCTGG
This DNA window, taken from Triticum aestivum cultivar Chinese Spring chromosome 1D, IWGSC CS RefSeq v2.1, whole genome shotgun sequence, encodes the following:
- the LOC123180948 gene encoding silicon efflux transporter LSI2; translation: MALESTAKVVLGCVAFSIFWVLAVFPSVPFMPVGRTAGSLLGAMLMVLFRVMTPEQAYAAIDLPILGLLFGTMVVSIFLERADMFQYLGSMLSWKSRGSKDLLFRVCLVSAVASALFTNDTTCVVLTEFILKVARQNNLPPQPFLLALASSSNIGSSATPIGNPQNLVIAVTSGISFGSFLFGIFPAMIVGVITNTCILLCYFWKHLSVDKERDQESAGGQDVVVADDEVTSHRFTPARMSRANSVNGDADYMNEPIRRSDSMSRSKSYNSEGDRDIQVAIRSVRASSMSQEMVEVSTVCDRRDDGPRKVTRTTSRQRSVIIEDAPEHIFDGDEKEKPLEEEVVKQKKWKVLAWKTAVYLTTLGMLVSLLMGLNMSWTAITAALVLLALDFTDAQACLEKVSYSLLIFFCGMFITVDGFNRTGIPNALWELVEPHARIDSAKGIALLAVVILVLSNVASNVPTVLLLGTRVAASAGAISPASEKKAWLILAWVSTVAGNLTLLGSAANLIVCEQARRAQFHGYNLTFWSHLRFGVPSTIIVTAIGLIIVVSY